In one Pseudodesulfovibrio tunisiensis genomic region, the following are encoded:
- the pta gene encoding phosphate acetyltransferase, translating into MSKSLYIAATEARSGKSAIVLGVMQLLRAHVRRVAVFRPIINDPLDNGRDHDIDLMLKHFKLEMEYDQTYAYTLSEARRLLNKGQQSLLLENTLNKFKELEKQYDFVLCEGTDYIGDNAALEYEMNVSVVSNLGCPVLLVVNGLNKTAPEITGSTQRIVETFEEKGLEVTGLVVNRARPDLPASMLEEIKANTQASHPLLAYVIPDDKRLGNPTIHDVIKWLDARVLYGHGRLDTQVDEFVTAAMHIGNFLKYINDGTLVISPGDRSDIILASITSRQSSSYGDIAGIVLTGGLQPPDTIHRLIEGWTGVPLPILSVEHHTYKTTQILQGLHGTIDPEHPAKIASAIGLFESCVDTEELRKRLVTTKSRKISPFMFEYNLIERAKSAKQHIVLPEGTSDRVLQAAEILQRRQVVDITLLGDPDAVREQASRLGVSLNGTRILDPAKSDRFEEYAKLYFEARKHKGVRMEDARDRMSDPTYYGSMMVQTGDADGMVSGSVTTTAQTIRPAFEFIKTKPDASIVSSVFLMCMGDRVVVFGDCAVNPNPDERQLAEIALSSAETARIFGIDPYVAMLSYSTGKSGSGQDVEKVARATEIAQELARERGLDVPIEGPLQYDAAVDPEVARTKMPDSKVAGRATVFIFPELNTGNNTYKAVQRAVPGSTAIGPVLQGLNKPVNDLSRGCRIRDIVNTVAITAIQAQAEKDA; encoded by the coding sequence ATGTCCAAAAGCCTTTACATAGCGGCAACCGAAGCCAGAAGCGGCAAGTCCGCCATCGTTCTCGGCGTGATGCAGCTCCTGCGCGCCCATGTTCGACGCGTGGCCGTCTTTCGCCCGATCATCAATGATCCGCTGGACAATGGCCGGGATCACGACATCGACCTGATGCTCAAGCATTTCAAGCTGGAAATGGAGTACGACCAGACCTACGCCTATACCCTGAGCGAGGCGCGGCGGCTCCTGAACAAGGGCCAGCAGTCCCTGCTTCTGGAAAACACGCTCAACAAGTTCAAGGAACTGGAAAAGCAGTACGACTTCGTGCTCTGCGAGGGCACGGACTACATCGGGGACAATGCAGCGCTGGAATACGAGATGAACGTGTCGGTCGTGTCCAATCTGGGCTGCCCCGTGCTGCTGGTGGTCAACGGCCTGAACAAGACCGCACCCGAAATCACGGGCTCGACCCAGCGCATTGTCGAAACCTTCGAGGAAAAGGGACTGGAAGTCACGGGGCTGGTCGTGAACCGGGCCCGGCCCGACCTGCCTGCATCCATGCTGGAGGAGATCAAGGCCAACACGCAGGCGTCCCATCCCCTGCTTGCCTACGTGATCCCGGACGACAAGCGCCTCGGAAACCCCACCATCCACGACGTGATCAAATGGCTGGATGCGCGCGTGCTCTACGGACACGGCAGGCTCGACACGCAGGTGGACGAATTCGTGACCGCGGCCATGCACATCGGCAACTTTCTCAAGTACATCAATGATGGCACTCTGGTCATCTCCCCGGGTGACCGTTCGGACATCATTCTGGCAAGCATCACCTCGCGCCAGTCCTCGTCCTACGGGGACATCGCGGGCATCGTGCTCACCGGCGGCCTCCAGCCCCCGGACACCATCCACAGACTCATCGAGGGATGGACCGGCGTGCCCCTGCCCATCCTGAGCGTGGAGCACCACACCTACAAGACCACCCAGATTCTACAGGGACTGCACGGCACCATCGACCCGGAACACCCGGCCAAGATCGCGTCCGCCATCGGCCTGTTCGAATCCTGCGTGGACACCGAGGAACTGCGCAAGCGGCTGGTTACCACCAAATCCAGAAAGATTTCCCCTTTCATGTTCGAATACAACCTGATCGAAAGGGCCAAGTCCGCAAAACAGCACATCGTTCTGCCCGAGGGCACGAGCGACCGCGTGCTTCAGGCTGCGGAAATCCTGCAACGCAGGCAGGTGGTGGACATCACCCTGCTCGGCGATCCGGACGCGGTTCGGGAACAGGCCTCCCGACTGGGCGTCTCCCTGAACGGCACGCGGATTCTCGACCCTGCGAAATCCGACAGGTTCGAGGAATACGCCAAGCTGTACTTCGAGGCGCGCAAGCACAAGGGCGTGCGCATGGAGGACGCCCGGGACCGCATGAGCGATCCCACGTACTACGGCAGCATGATGGTCCAGACCGGGGACGCGGACGGCATGGTGTCCGGTTCGGTGACCACCACGGCCCAGACCATCCGCCCGGCCTTCGAGTTCATCAAGACCAAGCCGGACGCGTCCATCGTTTCCAGCGTGTTCCTCATGTGCATGGGCGACCGGGTGGTGGTATTCGGCGACTGCGCCGTGAACCCGAATCCCGACGAACGCCAGCTTGCGGAAATCGCGCTCAGTTCGGCCGAGACCGCACGCATCTTCGGCATTGATCCCTATGTGGCCATGCTCTCCTATTCCACGGGCAAGTCCGGATCGGGTCAGGACGTGGAAAAGGTGGCGCGGGCGACCGAGATTGCCCAGGAACTGGCCCGGGAACGCGGACTGGACGTGCCCATCGAAGGCCCCCTCCAGTACGACGCAGCCGTGGATCCGGAAGTGGCGCGCACCAAGATGCCGGACAGCAAGGTTGCCGGCCGCGCCACCGTGTTCATCTTCCCGGAACTGAACACCGGCAACAACACCTACAAGGCAGTGCAACGCGCCGTGCCCGGCTCCACAGCCATCGGCCCGGTTCTTCAGGGGCTGAACAAGCCCGTCAACGACCTCAGCCGCGGGTGCCGCATTCGCGACATCGTCAATACCGTGGCCATCACCGCCATACAGGCTCAAGCGGAAAAGGACGCATAA